ACATGCATGGAATCATACAGCAGATCCATCACAGCAGGTGATTGCAATTGTTATTTATCTGAAAGAGGAATTCATTGATAAAACCTGGATGCAGAGCATTGAGTTTGAAACGGTGCGCAAGTTATTGGAAGCGATGCGAAAAGGGATTAAGATAGATACACAGGTTGCCAGCAGGCTAAAGCCAAAGTTTATTGATCTGCTGAATGCCTCATCTTTTGAAAGGTTGATGATACTCCTGCAGATATTACAAGAGTTGTCTCTCAATACGGAGTTCCGTTATCTCTGCGAGCAGGAATTTATGGTTGACCTTAATTTTAACGATAAGGAACGCATTAACGCGGTGTATAAATATATTCAAACGAACTATAAGCAACAGATATCGTTAGCGGACATTGCGTCCAAGCTGAACATGACGGAGGAATACTTTTCGCGTTTCTTCAGTAAAACAATGAAGAAACCCTTCTTTGAATTTCTAAATGAATATAAGATCAACAGGGCTTGTAAGTTATTGATCGAAACAGATAAGCAGGTAAGTGAGGTATGTTATGCTTCGGGGTTTGAAAGCCTTCCTTTCTTTTACCGGCAATTTAAAAAGTTCAAGAACTGTCAGCCCAAGAATTACAGGCAGGATTATCAAAAGATCTCATTCTGATCACAATTTATTAACCTAACTCAAAGCCCTACATGCAAAAAATGATGCGCATCAGTAAACCATAATCCAATAACCCTTTAAACCCTTTTTATCTATTAATCATCTCTGCTAACACGCGGACAGGAGGCTATTTGCCGTATCCTCCCGGTGGGGGGACTGTCCAAAGCCATTCCTGCAAGGCTTAGTACAGGATCATGTCTTTTACTCAAGTTTATTAAAAAACAATTATGAAAACTTTGTTGAAATTAACAACCGGCATAGCGCTGGTGGTCCTGGCCGCTGCATGCCAGAAAGAAAAGGCAGGTACAGCTATTGAAACCCCTAAAGAAAAGGTTTCTTTAACGGAGCTCTGGGAAAGAATGTATCTGCCCAGCAGCCCATCCGGAGATGCTGCTACTTTTGCCCTTTATGCATCATTGACTGCGAAAGAGCTGGAAGAATTTAATGCTATCCGCCTGCAAAAGGATTCTTTGCAATTAGCAAAGAAAATAGCTGCTGACAATAATGGACGGGTGAGTGCGGCTCAGGAAGTGAACATTGGTTTACAGCTCCGGAAAACAAAAGAAGGCCTGTCCGTGCTGCGGGAAGAAGCAGCTACCAAGTTCAACAAACAAATAAATCAGTTGTCTAAAGCGGAGATCAAGGAGATCATCGCATTGCATCAGGCGAAGGAAGGTGATGTTAGTGCCATGTCATGCCCTCTCGTATCCTTCCCCGGAACAACCTCCGTTAAGTGGGCAACCGGGAAAAGAGCATACGGTTACTATTCTATCGGGAACAGCCCTGGTCCGGACTGCGACTGGGAATTCAGATTCGATGGTTATTACTGGTATGTGTATGGAGCGAACGCGAGTGCGCGTGCGGTGTTGGACAACTATGGCGGCGTAATATCACGCAGGGTCATTTACTTTAGTGATGGTTATGATACCGGGTATTTACTTGGTTACTGGGCAACACTTCTTATTGCAGGAGGACCGGCGCAAGTCTATTTAGACGCATTGAACTAAAAAATATTACTGTTTAATTAAAAAACAATTATGAAAACTTTGTTGAAACTAACCACCGGCGTAGCGCTGATGGTCCTGGCCACTGCATGCCAGAAAGAAAAAACAGGTGCAGCTGTTGAAACACCTAAAGAAAAGGTTTCTTTAACGGAACTGGTGCAAAAGCTGTCTGCTCCAAACAACCCTGCAGACTTTGCTGCCTTTCAAGCAGCTTATGCGTCGCTAAATGCAGAAGAGCTGCAAAAATTCGAAGAGATACGCCTGAAGAACGATTCAGTTTCTTTAACACGGAAAGCAGCAGAGGCCTCCAATGGCCGGATCAGCGCTTCCCAGGAAACACAGATCAGTGCTGATCTCAGAAGAGCAAAAGACATTCGCGCAGGTGTGTATGCAGCTTCTCTCAGTAAGTTCAATAAGCCATTTAACAAATTGTCTCAGGAAGAAACAAACGAACTGTTCAATTCTTTGGAAAAGAAATCTGACTTCACAATTGCTTCATGCCCCACTGCCAGCTATCCATCTACCGCTGCATTCAGAGCATATAGTGGCCAAAACTACTATGGTATCTGGGATATGGGTACTACCGGAAGTACTGACTGTGATTATGAATATCGCTTCGACGGTTACTATTTTTATGTTGCTGCTCAAAATGTTGATACCCAGTACCTGCTATGGTCTTTTGGCAGTGCAGTATCACGCAGGCTCATTTATTACACTGATGGCTATGATACCGCTATACTACTTGGAAAAACCAGGGTAATTTTCTATGTAGTAGTTCCAAGCTGGGCAAGTTTACATATGGTGAATTAAAATGAATACCCCGGTATCCTTTCCGGGCACCGGGGTATTTTTTTATTCATCATTACCTTTCCGTAGCAATGTATCCTTTGGTTCAGTTGTTAATAATTCTTTGGGGTTGATCCGTATCTGCTGATCTTTCACATGCGGGAAGATAGCTTTAGATCCTTTTACTAGCGGGCGTATGTTTTGAAGGATTGCTTTTCGTAATCCAGCGGGTGTAGGTCTTTGCTGTTTTCGATCCTGCTGTCTCGTGCTTCCTCTTGGGGTTTCTGCCTAGGCAGGCAGCCGCCATGAGGGCGAGGAATATTATCGTGAGTTGAGGACGGGGCTAGCGTATAAATACCTGAATCCTTTCTCTCCTGCTTTCTACAGAGAGATCTTCTTTAATGGTAAGTACAGGGCAGGTTAGTTCCTTCATCCATGCTTCATGTACGGCAAGACTTCTTCTCGGCGTATCCGTATCATAACTGGCTGCCCAGTCCATGAACTCTTCGTATTCCTTTTTTCTTTCAGGATTTGTGTAAATAACATCTCCATATCTTTCGAATTCTCTCTTTCTTAATCTCTCCAGTCTGATCTCCGGAGGGAGATACAGAAAAACAGCGTAATCGAAAATGGTTGTCCATTCTTCTCCCCAGCTTACAAGGGAACCGCCTATGATGAAATTTTCGAGTTTGTCTATATCTGCCTTTAGCATGTTGTTCCTTCTTTCAGGGAGGCGCTTAATTGTAAAGGGCGTTTCCCAGAAGTAATCGTCTGTATCAAAATAGGAGATGTTCAGCGCAGCGGAGAGGTCTTTGCCTTGTGTGGTAGAACCTACACCTGATGCGCCGAAGATGAGTATTTTCATGCTATATCCGTGCGTTTTTATCGAGGTGTTTGATTTTATGTAGATAAGCTGTTATCGTTTCATCCAGTTCCTTCGGGTAAGTATAATTTAGCTCTGCCGCGATGGCTGTGCCTAATTCCCTTACTACTTCCGCATAAGCAAACAAAGCCCTCCAGTTATCTTCTATATCTGCTCCCGTAAAGGTAGCTTCTATCCTTTTCCAGAGATCCGGTTCGAGGTATTGCTTGAACAGCCGGCCATACTTGTTGGGATTGAGCTGCCAGTTGTGCTGCATACCAATGTACCATTCAATGATCTTCTGAAAATCTTCAAAGCGCATAATGCTATCCCCTACATATTTGGCATAGAACAGTTGATCCCGCCAGAGGCATTTGGCGATATAGGGCATGCAGAACCAGGCATCATTTATGAAATACTGGAATTCCTGCTCTGTTGGTTTTGCGATGGTGACGGATTTGCCGGTTGGTTGTTTCATTCCTTTGGTGAGGCCGTCTTTATCCAGCAGTATTTTGTATCCTACGTCCCAATCTTCCTGCAGGTCTGGCTTATTGACCTGTTCCATGAATTTATCTATGGCGTAGAGTTTGAAATCTATCTTTATGTAATCGTCATAGAAGACCATGCGCATGGCGTTTTCTCCATCAAAGGCTTCTTCGTTCTCAACAACTACGGATACGGGATGGCCGAAAGTTTTCAACCAGGTATCATCTTTGAGGAATTCAGGCAGGTCACTCACTACGAATTCTATATCATAGTCTGATAAGAGGTCTGCGACACCATTCGCGCGGGAGCTGGTGAGGAGGATGACGCGGATGGCGGGGGTGTTTTGGGCCCAGGTGGTTACTTCTTGTAATATCTGTGTTTCCGTTCTCATGTTTCGCCTATAAATTAAAAGTTACACCCCTGCTGAAAAAATAAGCCGCTGGGTATATGTTGCGACTGAACAGCAGGATCTGCACCCAAAGTACCTTCACTACTCTTTTGCATACCACCTGCGCAACCAGACAGGGCTAATATGGCTATAAAGCATGCTGTTTTTCTTATTCTATTCAACTTTATCATTATTATCCAACTGGCTCATTACTAGGCTCTTTTATTGCTTCATTTTCCTTGTATCGTTCCATAAAGGTAAGTTATGTTGAAAATTTGTAGTGTCGATTAAATCGATTAATTTAAACTGGTCCCTAATTCCAACATCTTATGTCTGCAAAACCCTTTTTCTTACTTCTGCTTCTTCCGGCAATGGCCATGGGGCAACAACATCCTGACAGCATAGTTTTAGAGAAGATCAATACGGCAGGCAAACACTCATCGATACCGGCTATTTTAACACAACTTTCCGATGTTTACGGGCCTAGGCTTCTGGGTACCTCAAATTATTACCATGCTGCCAAATGGGCCAAAGAACAAATAAAACTATCCGGAGCAGATACTGCCTACTTTGAGTCTTTCGATCAGCAGTACCGGGGCTGGAATGTTCAATCGTTCAATATGGAAATGATCTCCCCCGGCTACATGCACATTATTGCTTATCCGCTGGCTTATACTAAAAGTACACCGGGAACAATTGAAGCGGGTGTAATGTATGTGGAAAATATAGACAGCTTACAATACTTCCGGGGGAAACTCAGGGGTAAGATACTTTTACTGGGGCAGGATTTCATCCCTGTAAGATCATCACAGGAAATCCGTACAACAAAGATATCGGAGGAATTATTACAACAAGCTGCGGATAATCCGGATCCAAATGATCTGCTCATTGGTTATCATAGCAGGCGCTCCACCAGTCAGGCTATTCGGAGCCAGGAA
This DNA window, taken from Chitinophaga niabensis, encodes the following:
- a CDS encoding AAA family ATPase; this encodes MKILIFGASGVGSTTQGKDLSAALNISYFDTDDYFWETPFTIKRLPERRNNMLKADIDKLENFIIGGSLVSWGEEWTTIFDYAVFLYLPPEIRLERLRKREFERYGDVIYTNPERKKEYEEFMDWAASYDTDTPRRSLAVHEAWMKELTCPVLTIKEDLSVESRRERIQVFIR
- a CDS encoding aminoglycoside 6-adenylyltransferase translates to MRTETQILQEVTTWAQNTPAIRVILLTSSRANGVADLLSDYDIEFVVSDLPEFLKDDTWLKTFGHPVSVVVENEEAFDGENAMRMVFYDDYIKIDFKLYAIDKFMEQVNKPDLQEDWDVGYKILLDKDGLTKGMKQPTGKSVTIAKPTEQEFQYFINDAWFCMPYIAKCLWRDQLFYAKYVGDSIMRFEDFQKIIEWYIGMQHNWQLNPNKYGRLFKQYLEPDLWKRIEATFTGADIEDNWRALFAYAEVVRELGTAIAAELNYTYPKELDETITAYLHKIKHLDKNARI
- a CDS encoding AraC family transcriptional regulator — translated: MKPRYKPIPSESNLFKVEFQNTSEVFDYPWHYHPELEITYILNGKGVRYVGNTIENFYEDDLVLLGSNLPHAWNHTADPSQQVIAIVIYLKEEFIDKTWMQSIEFETVRKLLEAMRKGIKIDTQVASRLKPKFIDLLNASSFERLMILLQILQELSLNTEFRYLCEQEFMVDLNFNDKERINAVYKYIQTNYKQQISLADIASKLNMTEEYFSRFFSKTMKKPFFEFLNEYKINRACKLLIETDKQVSEVCYASGFESLPFFYRQFKKFKNCQPKNYRQDYQKISF